In Caproiciproducens sp. NJN-50, the following are encoded in one genomic region:
- a CDS encoding SPL family radical SAM protein, whose product MFPEKVYYEPDALSYKLGQALKKKYSEVPWVPVESHNRIDELRTQPNSAFRDLKRLLIVGVRKTHRYVPNAKTSDFLVPYTSSGCSAMCLYCYLVCNYNKCSYLRLFVNREEMLEKLKRTALRAERDLTFEIGSNSDLVLENTVTHNLEWTIERFAEQEKGFITFPTKFSMVEPLLPLKHHGRAIFRMSVNPQEVIRTIELGTSPLKQRIHALNQMADAGYRTGLLIAPVILLDDWKKQYLELLETLSSELSERAKRGIGIEVIFMTYSYVHRAINTEGFPKGPDLFDSGRMTGRGKGKYCYRPEVRAEAEEFLRLEIEKRFGPSSILYIV is encoded by the coding sequence ATGTTCCCCGAGAAAGTTTATTACGAGCCTGACGCGCTTTCCTATAAGCTGGGACAAGCGCTGAAAAAGAAATACTCCGAAGTTCCGTGGGTCCCGGTCGAAAGCCACAACCGGATCGACGAGCTGCGCACACAGCCGAATTCCGCGTTCCGGGACCTGAAACGTCTCCTGATCGTCGGGGTGCGGAAAACGCACCGCTACGTTCCGAATGCAAAGACCTCCGATTTTCTCGTTCCCTACACGTCTTCCGGCTGCAGTGCCATGTGCCTGTACTGCTACCTTGTCTGCAACTACAACAAATGCTCCTATCTGCGGCTCTTCGTCAATCGGGAGGAAATGCTCGAAAAGCTGAAAAGAACCGCGTTGCGGGCTGAAAGAGACCTGACGTTCGAAATCGGCAGCAACAGCGATCTGGTGCTGGAAAACACCGTCACACACAATCTGGAATGGACCATCGAGAGATTTGCCGAACAAGAGAAGGGGTTCATTACATTTCCAACGAAATTCAGCATGGTGGAACCGCTCCTGCCGCTGAAACACCACGGCAGAGCGATATTCCGGATGAGCGTGAACCCGCAGGAAGTCATCCGAACGATCGAGCTCGGGACTTCGCCGCTGAAACAGAGAATTCACGCGCTCAATCAAATGGCGGATGCGGGATACCGCACCGGTCTTCTGATCGCTCCGGTGATTTTGCTGGACGACTGGAAAAAACAATATCTGGAGCTGTTGGAAACTCTTTCGTCAGAGCTTTCCGAACGGGCAAAGCGCGGCATCGGGATCGAGGTCATCTTCATGACCTACAGCTATGTCCACCGGGCCATCAACACGGAAGGATTTCCAAAGGGGCCCGATTTGTTCGACTCCGGCCGGATGACGGGGCGGGGAAAGGGAAAATACTGTTACCGGCCGGAAGTGAGGGCGGAAGCGGAGGAATTTCTGCGCCTGGAAATTGAAAAGAGGTTCGGTCCGTCATCCATCCTCTACATCGTCTAA